From Ictalurus punctatus breed USDA103 chromosome 2, Coco_2.0, whole genome shotgun sequence:
ACAGTGTCACAAAGCACACAGCTGCAACCGTGAAGGTCATGATCCAGCTCATGGAAGCATATGTAGAGAAGAAATGGATCAAACCGGCACTGTACACAAGCCAGCATACTGCTAGTCAGATAATGAAACAGTGCACCAGGTGGTTTCCTTTTACTCTGTTGTGATGTaatggctgtgtcccaaatgtctCCTTAACATACAAGTGCTACGTCTAGTCCACATGTTCATTCTGTTctgcccccccccacacacacacacaaggtatGTAGCCTAATACAGGTTCATTACTGACATGGCCCAGAACCGAAAATGGattaatatagtatatatttaatatagtgGGTTACATAGGTAGAGTACAGGAGTATCTCAATTTACTCCCAGTTAGACATATAGTGCACTAAATCCATCCATAGTGCACCACCATGTATTGCTCCATGCACTGTATCCATTATTTCATACCCTATGCAATGCACTGATAAATAACTTTCTATTGTATATATACTGCACTATACATATATGGTGGTGTTATTTAATGCACTTCTATAGGAAGGTACAAAAGACTCATTGCtagatatatacagtactgcaCGTTTGTGATTCAATTAAACTAATACTTACTAATACTATTTCAAAACTTAGCCTTCAAAGTGCACTTCTCTGGGAAGTCCGAGCAGGTTTGGAGGTTGCAGCTCAGTGTTTTGATTGTCAGAAGAGACCTCACCAGTCGCATGTGCTTAGACGCAAGAGGATATCATATCACACAGAAACCAGATGCGGCTGCACTCCAGCCGTGCCACCATTCAGCTGTCAATCAGCAGCAGACGGTCAGTGGAGACAACGCGCTGATGGAGGTAGAGATAAGAGGCTGGTGTGTTGCCAGTTTGTTTTATATCTGCATTTGTACTGACATTATGTCCATTTATTTATCCAATCATCAACCTTCTATCTATCTGTTAATTTCTGCATTCCTTGTTGGATAATGTGCTGAGTAGTGTGTAGAAAATAGGGTGCAGTACAGTTATGTGATTTTGGtgcgctaacacacacacacgcacgcacgcacgcacacacacacacacacacacacacacacacacacacaaacaaacaaagagagtGGCGCAGCAGGTAGCTAGGCCTCCTTGCAggtcaggttactgtctgtgtggacatactgtgcatgttctccctgtgtctgtgtgagtttcctcagggttctctggtttcatcCCCCCTAGGTGTGAAAGTGGGTGTGTATAGTACAATTAACTATTGTAAAtattaagcacacacacacaaaagattaTATACATAAAATGATTACTACCTTCCACTTCACTCTTtaggaatacacacacacacacacacacacacacacacacacacacacaaacacacacacacgcacacagtctCAGCATGTGTTCAGTGAACCATCTGCCACCActtacacacacctcactgaaCACAAATTTAAATACTCCacaacatagacacacacagagatgttAGCTTTACACttcatatatgtgtgtatatagatgaTCAGACACTTATTAATGCTTAAATGTGTTACCTTCGTTTACTAACATCTATATCCATGAATACCCATGAAGATAGCTATTTCACATAAGGGATTATTCCTAAAGATAGAGCAAAAAGCTATCTTCACAGATATTCCAAATGTTAACTACCTATGCTCTTAGATATTTCTTAATGTTTGTGAGCTATTATTAAGGATATTCCTAATATTAGGGATAGTCCATGAAGATGGCTAGCTAAGAGTAGAGAATATTCCTGAAATGGCTAGCCAAGAGTAGAGAATATCTCTGAAGATGGCAAGATAAGAGTAGAGAGAATACCTGAAGATGGCTCGCTACGATTAGAGAATGAATATTCCTGAAGATGGCTCGCTAAAATTAGAGAATATCCTTGAAGATGGCTCTCTAAGAGTAGGGGATATCCCTGAAGATGGCTAGCTACGATTACAGACTATCCCTGAAGATGGCTAGCTACGATTAGAGAACATCCCTGAAGATGGCTAGCTACGATTAGAGAACATCCCTGAAGATGGCTAGCTACGATTAGAGAATATCCCTGAAGATGGCTAGCTACGATTAGAGAATATCCCTGAAGATGGCTAGCTATGATTAGAGAATATCCCTGAAGATGGCTAGCTACGATTAGAGAATATCCCTGATTATGGCTCGCTAAGATTAGAgaatagttagctagctaattttagGGATTATGCCTGaagatagctagctaacataaaacaaagttaTCAAACAATTGGCCTAGGGTTTAAATGTTCGCtaggtttctctctctctctctctctctctctctctctctgtgtgtgtttgtttacaacAATATTCACAAATGGGTAGTGGGATTTTCTTGAAAGCTAAATTCACTAGCTGTGGTGCAATGCTGCCATTAGTGTAATTTTAGTCAGTGTTTCCTTGGCATTTACCAACATGCCTTGGCCAATAGCTAGCTTCCATGTTCAGCCTATCACCTTGAACAACAAGTGTGTACTCACCTTCCAATGTTAAAAGCTAGCCAGTTAAAATAATACTCCCAAAGCAATTTAGCTAACGTTAGTGAATATCCCCAAACCAAACTAGCTAATTaacattagaaaataaaaacaagctaGCTAAAACTGGAAAATAATGTTAAAAGTACCTAAAGCTAGTCAGTTAACATTAGAGGATATTCCTAAAGTAATTTAGCTAAAGTCAGGAAATATCCCCAAACAAAACTAGCTAGGTagtatttgaaaatgtaaatgttaaaaaacaaacaaacattcaaaaaaagtagaaatgttagaaaataatgTACCAAAAGCCTGCCAAGTGACACTGGGTATATTCCCAAACAAATCTAGCTAACTAACTTTAAAAATGTTGGGGGATGCAAAGTAGTTAGTATTGCTGAAAAATGATtgaatttccatttttttttttaaaaaaaaaaaaaaagaagaagaagaaaaaaaaagaaaaaagaaaaacacttagCACAATGAACTTGCTGTATTAGCCACGAAACTCTTCGGTTTATTTCACTTTTccttaaaacaataataaataaaagcatcgCCACATTGCTTGAATTTATACAGACTTTAATAGCTTTATTTACAGATgaaatcttttctttcttctgctgTTTCTGCAGTCAATGCTTTGTTCAGTGAGTGTGATTGTTTACTTCCTTTCTTActctctttattgtttttttttgtgtgtattccAGTCTTGATCTTTCGCAATAGTGTAATGTGTGTCAAATGTGAGAGTGGTGTTggagtgttttttattttgatttactgGCATCGTAAAGATGGGATTCCACATAAAAGAGCTTGAGTGATTGTGCAAAATGGAGGAGGGGGAAGATATGGAAACGTCCAGCACTGTGATAAGAATTACGTGATCAGTATGAGGAGGACACAGAGGATGGCGATGACAAAAGGTGAGAAATACGGAATACTGTTGAGGGAAAGGCACACTTAAatcagaagggggggggggcaacgtAAGTTTGAGATGATGTGAGAGTTTAGGAAGAGACTGTAATGTcaaatggagagagaaaaagatgtaATGGACTCGTAAATGCATTGTGTTGGGGAGTCGAGGTGCTTTTTTATCCATATAGGAAGTGAATCCAACTTGGACATGGGCGGAGTCAGAGGTGTGGGAAATCTGGATAATGGGGCGTGGGTGGTGATCATGGTGCTGTAGGTTCAGTTGCTAAGCAACAATTCCGTAGCCGTTTCTACATCCCAGGATTTTGACGACAATGCCACTATTACCGCGttctgagaagaagaaaaaaaagaaacagaagacAGCAGATTTGTGTAACACTAGTGCttcaatatattatatataattatatatatatatatatatatatatatatatatatatatatatatatatatatatataaataaaaaggcaacaaaagacaacaacaaaaaaagtaaaataactgTGTGATACTCACTTTATCAAAGCCCATAGCACAAAGTTTGTCTATTTTGCGTGTGTAGTCTGGACTGGAGACTGGTGCACCTGCGTAAACGTGTGACCAGAGCCGAGCCGTCTGCTTAAACATCTCTGGGTTCTGCTTATACTGGATACACACAAAACCATGCAAGATGTTACTCAGAATTAAGTTGCCTTCTGAGCCTAACTTTCACACTACAATAATATTGCTCTGAATTTATTATGTAAGACGCACATActctttatccatttatagttacagctAACTGTGGAATGTTCATGAAACAAAGTCgtccgtcctgaagacttaggaacagctgctgttatagaaaaccaAAATCAACacctttctgaccaatcagaatcgagaactcaACAGCGTTGTCGTATGaaggaatacaacacacacttGCTAGATAATTAGGAAATTTGTATTTTCCGCAATGAACAGTAAACAGTTACGACGTCTTGGTCACAATCcgaggaaattgttcaacccaCCTGATTGGCCACCACTGCATCCTGTGGATCGTCTGGCTCTGCCGCTGCCAATAAGGCCTGTAGAGACAGCAGCACTGTCCGGAGTGTCATGGCCGCcgccctgacacacacacacacaccgagagactTTCATTTCAATGGCGTACACAGTCTATAAAATAGGTTGATAAAACGGAATGAAAACTCTTGGACCTGTTTGCTGATACAGAAATGCAAAATActcattatttttaataaaaacaaaatccggACTAACTGCTCGTGTGATACCGCCAAGGTGCATGGATCAACAGTATGTTAGTTCTggtgtgatgtaaaaaataaataaatgaaaaatttggGAAGGTGAAAATTGGGAACTAAaagactaacacacacacagtaacactctctaacacacactaacccaaAGAGTCTTACCACTGGTCCTTTAAAATATCCAGACATATGGCACCAGTTACTGAGCTGATGTTGGGATGCCAGATCTTTGTAATAAACCGTACCTAAAGCAGAAAGATTTCAAATTTTGtagatatttaatatttagtgagatataattttttaaaaacaggacTAGTTTTcattttacagtacattttGGCACAAAgagtgttttctttaaaaattacagtgtttcagtttcaaaaaCCCTCTCCCcacccacactcacactctctctctctctctctctatcacacacacacacacagaagaatgTGTATCAAATCTAACCAAACCAGATTAGCCTGGTCaacgctcactcacacataccTTTGGAGGATTGAAGGGATATGTTTCTGGAATTTTAATTTCTAGCTGGTATCGACCACCTGATGAGGAAAAACATATGGAGCACAAGATTAAAAGAAACACAAAGCCAAGATTTACACAAGAAAGACCAAGAAATAGCAACAGTAATTTGGACTAATAAACACTAAGAATGTTACACGTTCATGTTCTTTTGGCTTTGTCCACACGTAAGCTGCATCATAAATGGGCCGTACATAAAATACacgggctgcgtccgaaatcgtgTACCACCTTACTACACAGCAGGCTTAAAGCAGTACACCAGAGCAGTAGTATGTCCAAATTTTCATTAGGCGAGAAATTCCCGGATGGAGTACTGCTTCCAGTGTGATTTTGCGATgtgcaaccgatggacactacgcaagtcaaaaatcccataatgcaacgggactgctGCAGACAagctaagaataataataataataataaataaataaataaataaattgcggAAGACGTCGGcactttttaagtattaaaccttggttaaacaggacttgtttaacaatacccgaataaactgttaacttgttgaaggtttaaacaagaaaacagttgtcacagtgtttgtgatctccatcatgtctTAACGGGCTGAG
This genomic window contains:
- the ube2ka gene encoding ubiquitin-conjugating enzyme E2Ka (UBC1 homolog, yeast); translation: MANIAVQRIKREFKEVLKSEETSKNQIKVDLVDENFTELKGEIAGPPDTPYEGGRYQLEIKIPETYPFNPPKVRFITKIWHPNISSVTGAICLDILKDQWAAAMTLRTVLLSLQALLAAAEPDDPQDAVVANQYKQNPEMFKQTARLWSHVYAGAPVSSPDYTRKIDKLCAMGFDKNAVIVALSSKSWDVETATELLLSN